Within Helicobacter sp. 11S03491-1, the genomic segment TTGATAATAAAAAAAATTTAGCTAAAGCCACTGGTAAAACTCTTTTGAATGATACGAGTAAAATACCTGGCTTAAAAACTATTTCTAATGTTGCTAATAGTGTTATTGATGGTGAAGATATTGAAACGCTAGAATCTGATGTCAAATCTAGTATTCAAGAGCCCAAAATATCTCTAGGTTATCACCACGCAGATTTAAAAGCCAGCACTTCTACCATCTTCAAAACCGCTTCTGCTTCTTCTGTCTCTACGCAGAGTCTCAATATCACTTCTAGTAACAATACCAGCATCATTGGCTCTGATGTGAATGCTCAAAATGCATCAATAATAAGCGATAATTTTAACGTTTCTTTAGCCAAAGAAAGTATCAATACAATATCAAATTCCAGATCACAAAGTATAGATGTTGCTATTAACGCTCAGATTAAAGGCAAAGACGATACCAATGTGAATACCGATATCAAGTATCAGAAATCCAAAAGCAACTCATCAAATTCTTTTATCACCTCTAGAGGCAGCAATCTCAATATAGGCGCTTTAGATTTACAAACTTCGGGTGATACTACTATCAAGGGTTCTTATCTTAATACTACTACAGCAAATATACAAACACAGAATTTTATCCTTACATCTTCAAAAAATACTTCCAATATTAGCAATAGTGATACTTCCTATGGTATAGATACTGAGTTTTCTTATAATGGTAATTATGGCAGCAAGATCAAAGGCAATTATTCTCGCTCTAGTGGTGATAGCAATACTACTACTCACCAAGACTCAATCTTTAATGCAAAAAATCTAAATCTCAACGCTAAAGGTGATGCTAATTTAATTGGTTCTGCGCTCAATGTTGAAAATTCTGCTTCTATCTCTGCGCTTAATCTTAATATTCTGGCCACCCAAAATATACAGAATTCTAGTTCTAATAGTGAACATATTGAGGGGGGTATAGAAGGAAGCTATGGGTTTACTAAAATAAGTGCCGGAGGAGAGATTTCCGGAGGGCTTACCCATTCAATTTCTGAAGTAACTACTTATAATAAGACTACTTTATCTGGTGGTAATTTCAACATTACTGCTGCTCAAGATATGATCCTTGCAGGAGGTAATGTTTCTACAAATTCTCTGAATGCAAATATAGGAAAGAATTTGTCAATTACTAGTCTTGTTGATACCGGTTCTTCTGTTTCTGCATCGTTCCAAGCAGGTCTAAAGTGGAGATATAATATGGGGAGTAATACAGGACTTCATCCAAGTTTTGATTTTAAAATCTCTAATAGTTCAACTCAAAATCTTTCTCACCCTAGTGGTATTTTTTCTAATGGTTTGAATATTTCTGTAGGAGATACTATTGCACTCAAAGGTTCTTATATTAATTCAAATGCTCCAGAAACTTCTACATTAGATACCAAAAAAATCACTAAAGATTCTATTTCCACTCATAGTCATGCTTATAATTTAACAAAAAATAATATCCCTACAGGTTCATATGAACATACAAAGATTACTTCTGGTATCATGGGAGTCAATATCACCGCTAGTAGTGGAGATACAACCCAATCTTCCCAAAAGATTAGCACATGGGGTGTATCTATGAATTCTGATTCAAATTTTAACTCTAATATAAACAAAGTCCAAAATATTATCCCACTAACTCAAAAATTCAATGATAGATTTTCCCAAGATAAGGGAATCAAGAAAGTCGGAGATGTAGCGGATTATGTTGGAGGAATTTATAAAAATGTCTTGCCTGATGAGATAAGATCCAAGATTGATGGTGAATTTGATAAAAAAATGACTCAAGCTACTAAATGGACAGAGAAAAAATTAGATATTAAATAAGTTTAACAAACAAAGGATTATTAATGAAAAAACCAAACTTACTCCATGTCCCGGCAATCTTAATAGCTCTATTCTCTTTGTCTGAAGCGAGATTTTATATGGGTGTAGATATTGGACAAGTCTATAGCATGATGGATAAAAGTAGCGAGGAACAAACAACATATTTTGGTACCTCTTCTACTGTTGTTCCTGCTTATCATATTAAAAATGCCTATAAAGGATATGGGTATTTGATCAATCTCAATTTGGGCAATGAATACCACTTTGATGACAAAAATATGTTTGGTCTCAGATGGATCGGATCTATTGGTTATGGTAATACCAACTTAATTCAACAAGATTATGGCATACAATATTTTAGCCATATGTTAAATCTCAGCATTGGTATTGATGCTTTGTTTGATGTGATCCAAATCGATGAGAAAAATACTTTAGGATTTTTTATAGGGTTAGAGAGTGGATGGGTGGTATTTAGTTCAAATGCAACCTATATGGATGGAAAGAACAGGTTTCCTTTAATTAATGCTCTAAGCCTTTTACTCACCCCGAGATTTGGAGTTTTATTGTTTGAAAACGATCACCATCGTATAGAGGTGATAGGGAAAGTGCCTGTATATAACTATAATGTTAATGAAACTGAATATGGTGTGTATTATTTTGCCACTCCCTATGAAGTGATGTTGGGCTATAAATACATCTTCTAAGAAACAACCATGAAAACTGACAAACAAATGAAAAAACCAAATTTG encodes:
- a CDS encoding outer membrane beta-barrel protein, with amino-acid sequence MKKPNLLHVPAILIALFSLSEARFYMGVDIGQVYSMMDKSSEEQTTYFGTSSTVVPAYHIKNAYKGYGYLINLNLGNEYHFDDKNMFGLRWIGSIGYGNTNLIQQDYGIQYFSHMLNLSIGIDALFDVIQIDEKNTLGFFIGLESGWVVFSSNATYMDGKNRFPLINALSLLLTPRFGVLLFENDHHRIEVIGKVPVYNYNVNETEYGVYYFATPYEVMLGYKYIF